Sequence from the Fusarium oxysporum Fo47 chromosome VI, complete sequence genome:
CACGATGTTACCAAGTCGTGAAAcagagaggagagagagcGGCTCGTGCCGAGGATCGTCCACAAGTGAGATCATACTCTCGATGGTGCTAGAAGTGATGCGGAAATCGGAGCTATATATGTTCTTGGCGAACTCTTTAGGGGtagccttgagctgatgTGACTTGCCATTCTTGTCGTTGTACTGCCAAGTGAAGGCTTCCTCGGAGCTTGGTGGTGGCCCAAGGAGAAgagtcatgatgagagagatCTCACGAAGCATTTTGTCTTTCGCCGACGAGAGTGTGGTAGCTGAGACACCGTTCTTAGAGTTAATCAGGCCCCGTAGCTTGAGTGCGAATTCACGaagcttggtcttgataACACTATTAAGAATACCCGTGCTCTGGGCATTCCATGTATCAGGGTAGAGGGTCTGTGGCACTAGACCATACTTCTCGACAAGGTTATAGACCATGTCCCACTGACCACCATCAGAAACGATGTCGCCCAGTAAGGTTTGAACGAGACGTCCTTCGAGATCCTCTCCTGAGGTATCGATGATCTGTTCCAGAAACCAGTTCGCTTTTTCAAGCTTatcccagaagaagagatacTGCTGTGAGAGCTCAAAGCTCTCGAGATTATATCGCTTCATGATGGCAACTCGGAACACGTTTGTGGAGGCAAACAACCAGCAGCGGCCGCTTGAGCGCTGGTTCGTAATCGGATCTCCCTCGAATGGGATCTTGACATTATAGATCTGCTGGTCTGCGATTTCGGTCGGCAGTGAAGTGAGTACCTGTCTCGGGTTTGCTGAGCTCAGTGCCGTGAGTGCGAGTCTCAGTGAATGTTAGCCTCGATAGGAGCGCCCTGACAGCAGGAAATCTCACTTGTTCTTGGGATCTTTGAGGATAGCAGACTGCCAGGACTCGAGGACATGGACAGATAGACCTTGAGCCTCGCGAGTCAAGGGTCCGACCGTACCCTTCTCAGCGTCGCTGCTAATTTCGACGTAttcgtcatcttcctggAGTTGGAGACTACGGAGGCGCTCCATGACAGCCTTCTCGTGAAGTGTTGGCTTTGATGGATGAGCACCCATGGTCACTTTCATACACGAGAATACGTAAGGTGATGGTTCAAAGAAGCAAATGTGTAGGAGAAGAAAATCGTGCGCTATCAAGGTTTAGGGAGAACTTGTGACAGAGTTTCGTCACGCGCTGTCTCATCAAGCATGAGCTTGCGTGATTGATTGTCAGGCTGTGTACCCATCCATCTCAGCTCTGTATTGCGTTAGCCTCGCGCGGGGAAATACCTTGATGATAAGAGCTCTGAACACGCAAGATGCTTTAAACATCATGGCCATCATGAACAGATCGACACTCAGGGCTTGAATAAATATTTCGTATATACAATAAAAGAGACACTCACCAGGAGAATAATGAACAAGGCCAAAACGTCACTGAACCTCAAGCCAGAGTACGGCAGGTGAAATGTAGGGTAGCGATAGACTTGGAAATGTCGGCACGTCTGGGCCGCGTATCAAACAGCAGGGAGGCAGCATGTTTCCGTATGTGGTTAGTTCATAGAACCTTGAGAGCTCAGTTGCCCCTCCTAAATCTTAACAGTGCAGTCAGATAGCGACACGGCGGGACACGAACGTTCAGCTTTATGTAGATGTGGAATCAATTGACAATTACTACAGTCCATGTACAGAACTTTCCCATCTACGCAAAAGACTCCAATATTTCCAGCTAGCCAACATGATTTATCCAATCTCGATACAAACAAACTTGAACCATCTTGATACATACAACAGATCCCCAGGAAACTTGACATTGTACAGGTGACTCTCAGGACAGCCTGGACCTACTCCTCATGACCGAGGTAAGCCCAGTAGTGCTGTTCATCAACTCATTATGGTATTGGGAAATAGTCGCGTTACAAGCGGCTGCCCGTCTTCAGAAAACAGTAAACACGCTTACAGGCGAGAGCCGTGGATGACCTTCATGTCAACGGCGAGCTCACGAGCGCCGTCGTTGAGGACGAGGACACGGACGGAGCCACGGCCGGACTCGAAAGCGCTGCTGAGGCGGGAGTAGAGGTTGGACTGGTCAATGACGGGGAGACCCTGCTTGACGTCACCAGTCTCAGTCATGGCAACGATCTGACCCTCCTGCATGTCGAGGACACGGTACTGCTTGAAGACAGGGCCGAGCATGGACTGAACGACAACGCTGGGGGCAGGGTTGGAGATGAAAGAGGACTCCTCGTGGAGCTGCTTGGTGAAGAGATCGACACCAAGGTAGCGGTACTGACCGGTGGCAGAGGAGGTAGAGATGCGGATGACCTGGCAGGGGCGGCCCTGGAGCATCAAGAAGTCACCCAGGCGGATATGGTGGCAGGGGATGCTGACGGTGTTGGGAAGGCAGTCAGCAGAGGGACGAGGACCCTCGTGGATGTCAATCTCGATATCGCGACGACCTCCATGGGCAATGCGATCACCGAGCTTGTGAGCACCGGCGCGGAAAGAGTTGTAGTGACCTGCTGACAAGTTAGCTTGGACTGTTCGCGAGTTTATTACTCCAAGATTTGGTATTCACTAACCGTCGTCGTCGTAGTAACCCATCTTGGACTTGTTGTCGACCTTGGTAGTTTCGACGGTTTCTTCAGTGAATCTCACGTCCTTCTTGTTAGATGGACGAGCAACAGGTGTGTCAACGGTGAAGTTGTTGATTTCAGTCTTCTCAGAAGTGTATTGAGGTCGGGAAGAACGGCCGTCAACAGTGAAGTTGTTGAACTCGGTCTTCTCGGTCTGGTTGTACTGAGGGCGAGATGAACGTCCGTCAACGGTGAAGTTGTTGATTTCAGTCTTCTCGGAGGAATAGAATTGGGGAGCGGGTCGGCCTTCAACGGTGTAGTTGTTGGCTTGGAAGTTGTCTTGAGTTTGGTAGTGAGtgtgagagtgagagtggGAAGTAGGGTCTTCAGTGGAAAAGGCTTGGGCAGGGCGGTAACGCTGGCGGTATTCACGTTCAGCGAGATCGATGGGGGTGGAGTAGTAGGGATGACGGTGGGTGTCGACCTCTACGTGAGTGTGAGAAGTTTGGTATTGGGAGGGTGGTTGGTACTGAGAGGGTTGGTATTGAGAGGGAGGTTCAGGTCTGGATTTGTCTGGGTTAGCTGATGGATGTCTATAGTATCTCGCTTGCGTATCATATGGCAACGGGAGGCGGGCGGCCCCTGAGGTAGCTCCACCGCCTTGCTCAGGCCAGAAGGCTTAAGCGCACTAGTGGACCGGGGATGTGAAGCAAAAGCAAATTGGGTACCCAGCCAAGCTGAGGTGGTTGGCGCGGTAGCGTACATGGGTAGGGGTGTGATGTGAGACGGTGTGTGGTGAGATGTGATGTGATAAATTGAGATGGCTGGGGGACTCAAGGGGCTGAAGCGCCTGTGTTGAGTGGGTTGTGGCCAGCCGAGTTGAGGAAAGCGAAAGTGAAAATCGGACTGCGGAGGAAATGCTCAGGGGGGAACGGCAATTGCTACCGTCACAAGTGATAGAAGACATGCTTTGACATGTTCCATCTGATCAActtggaggagagagaaCTGCTGACCTGGAGAGCAATGATTTCGCAGGCCATTGCGGACTCGTCTCGCACGGTCGGCAAACAGGTAGAAAATGGGCAATATCAAAACCAGGGGGCCAAGGAAGTTGTAAAATCGGACATACCGTCGCGAGTCTTCACGGATAGTAAAGTGCTCTTCTTCGTGCTCGAATTTTTGGACACCGGGACGGCGGTAACGTTCTTCTTCACGCGTAATACGGACCTCTTCTTCGCTAAAGCGTTGCTCTCCGCGAGGAGGAACCTGTTCGGCGGtgacagagacagaagagtATTGACCTTCCCGTCCGGCTTGGGGCTGTTGGGGTTTgatctcaacctcttcgTGGGTTTTTGTTTCGGTAACGGTCTGGGTATGGGATTCGGATTCCCGATATGTCGATGGGAAGATGCTAAAGGGAACGGGGACGCGAGCCTCAAAGTCCAGATTTGCGACTTTTGATGGCGCGAGAGAAGCTTCTCATACAACCTTCCGAAACTCgaaaggaagacaagaagtTCTCTGGCTCTTGTTCCTAGAAACAAAAGTCGAAGAGAATGGAAAAGAATCGGTAGATGGCGAGCGAGGGCCTTCAGtcgttcttttcttcttgtctggGTGAGGTTTTGTtttgacgatgttgatgtgGATGGCGATAATTGGAGGGAGtaggaggagaagagggacCGAACAGGACGCAGAACGAAACTGGGCTTTTGAAGACGGGGGCAGGATTGGACGACTTGTGCCAAACTGAGCGTTGTGTTGCTCCCTCGGCAGCGCTGTGTCCTGTTGATCCGTTCTGTCCTGTTCTGTCCCAGCCCTTTCTCACGCACTTTGCCCTCTCCATCGTTTTACCTCTCTCTCTCACCCCCATGGGCGTGTCGATTGTCTCTGGGTTGTTGTCGCCGATTGCTTGTTTACCACTCGTCTTGTTTACTTGCCAGGGGGTTAGTATGCCGTTCTATTTACCTCTTACCAAATCGAGTATAGGCCCAAGACCTAATCCCCGTATGTGGTAGTCCCACCCACTCACTATGATTATTGCAGCCCCGTCTTGGCTGCGGAGTGCCACTTTTATCCCTTCCTCCTGCGTCTCAGCCAGAGACATTCAGCCAGCCATCGAAGCTCTCGAAGCTCTTTGCCTTATCCGACCTAGTCTgacctcagcttcagccagTCACGAAGAGGCCAGCTACCTAGCTGTCCGCGTCGTCAGCACAGGTTGCACAGCTATCCGCCCATCCTGTTCCACGCAATTCCTCTTCCAGCTCCGATCTCCTCTCGTCCTTGCACGTATCCGAAGGGCCCATGCTTTCATGGCTCCCAACTGCCAACTCCTAACATCAACAGTAATAGAAAGTGGAACACAACCCAAATACGAGAGATGAGACATCGCATCCGTCACCGCTCCGCATCCATTGAACCTGGGTGACCGTGATGAGCGGCATCCCGTCATTTCAAAAGCCTGGGGTCGAAGATCTTCCCCTGCCTTCAAATTCATCTAAAGTTCTCTCCGTCTACCCGCACCAGTGCTCCGTTCCTGGCAATTGGAAGAGCCTGCGTTGTTaacaaaacaacaaaacaaaGACTGTCCAGTGACAATCCCTCTTGAACGCCACATAAGCACCATGTTTAATCAGGGGGCGGGGACCAGCATCCAGGTACTTTGAGCGCTACCACACAGTATCCCCAACCACTCATTTTATCATTTCACCACATGGCTGTCTGTCTGATTGACGAAACTTGAAAGATGATAAGGACTGCCCATTCTGAAA
This genomic interval carries:
- a CDS encoding peptidase C1B, bleomycin hydrolase, with translation MKVTMGAHPSKPTLHEKAVMERLRSLQLQEDDEYVEISSDAEKGTVGPLTREAQGLSVHVLESWQSAILKDPKNKLALTALSSANPRQVLTSLPTEIADQQIYNVKIPFEGDPITNQRSSGRCWLFASTNVFRVAIMKRYNLESFELSQQYLFFWDKLEKANWFLEQIIDTSGEDLEGRLVQTLLGDIVSDGGQWDMVYNLVEKYGLVPQTLYPDTWNAQSTGILNSVIKTKLREFALKLRGLINSKNGVSATTLSSAKDKMLREISLIMTLLLGPPPSSEEAFTWQYNDKNGKSHQLKATPKEFAKNIYSSDFRITSSTIESMISLVDDPRHEPLSLLSVSRLGNIVGGRGVSYVNVDIDTLKGTCIKMLKAGLPIFFGSDVGKFSDSKSGIMDLDLIDYELGFNTSLLGMSKAQRLTTQESQMTHAMVLTAVHLDEETGKPVRWRVQNSWGTAAGDKGWFVMSDAWLDEFVYQAVVDPRFCSKEVRDVLKKEAIILPPWDPMGALA